The Bacteroidota bacterium genome has a segment encoding these proteins:
- a CDS encoding trypsin-like peptidase domain-containing protein: MRKIISTFVIAALGGAFTLGAYKIVERKFSDRDTYFRNQAPVEFASYTGKGLAGENPDFRAAAAKTVHAVVHIKTTYEQKNSYYDQFFGYDPFFNFFRNPYGNGPIVAAGSGVIVSENGYIITNNHVVQDASTIEVTLNDKRTYEAKLVGADPNTDLALIKIEESNLPYIIYGNSDETQVGDWVLAVGNPFNLTSTVTAGIVSAKARDIDILGTKGAVESFIQTDAVVNPGNSGGALVNTNGELVGINAAIATNTGSYTGYSFAIPSNLVRKIVADLVEFGQVQQAFLGVSFVDMDSKFAKEKGFSEIKGVYVQTVNGGSAADDAGIKAGDLILKMGDITVNSESEFKEILARHRPGDKVPITILRDNKEEVKDVTLEGQDGTTAVSKKDPGTIINSLGATFENMSKEDLRELNINYGVRIAKLDKGKLWSAGVKEGFIITQIDNTDVKTIDDITKYLGGKKGGIMIQGIYPNGMMAYYAFGL, encoded by the coding sequence ATGAGAAAAATTATCAGCACATTCGTTATTGCCGCACTGGGCGGCGCATTTACGCTTGGAGCGTACAAAATTGTTGAACGGAAATTTAGTGATCGCGACACCTATTTCCGCAATCAGGCACCTGTTGAATTTGCCAGTTATACCGGTAAAGGCCTTGCCGGCGAAAACCCTGATTTCAGAGCAGCAGCCGCGAAAACTGTACATGCCGTGGTTCATATCAAAACCACCTACGAGCAAAAAAACAGTTACTATGACCAGTTCTTTGGGTACGACCCGTTTTTTAATTTTTTCAGGAATCCTTACGGGAACGGACCCATTGTTGCCGCAGGTTCGGGCGTAATTGTTTCTGAAAACGGCTATATTATTACAAACAATCATGTGGTTCAGGATGCAAGCACCATCGAGGTCACACTGAACGACAAGCGTACATACGAAGCCAAACTGGTGGGCGCCGATCCGAATACCGACCTGGCGCTTATTAAGATAGAAGAAAGCAATCTTCCGTACATTATATATGGCAACTCCGACGAAACTCAGGTGGGCGACTGGGTACTGGCAGTTGGCAATCCTTTCAATCTTACTTCAACCGTTACAGCCGGCATTGTGAGCGCCAAAGCAAGAGATATTGATATTCTCGGGACCAAAGGAGCCGTTGAGTCGTTTATTCAAACCGATGCCGTGGTGAACCCCGGCAACAGCGGCGGTGCACTTGTGAATACAAACGGAGAACTCGTAGGTATCAACGCTGCCATAGCAACGAATACCGGCTCTTACACCGGATATTCTTTTGCCATTCCAAGCAACCTTGTCCGTAAAATAGTAGCCGATTTGGTTGAATTTGGTCAGGTTCAACAGGCATTCCTCGGAGTTTCATTTGTGGATATGGACAGTAAATTCGCCAAAGAAAAAGGATTCAGTGAGATTAAAGGTGTGTATGTGCAAACGGTTAACGGCGGGAGCGCGGCTGACGATGCAGGAATTAAAGCGGGCGATCTTATTCTTAAAATGGGTGATATCACCGTCAATTCCGAATCGGAATTCAAAGAAATTCTGGCACGCCACCGTCCGGGCGACAAAGTACCCATCACCATACTCAGAGATAATAAGGAAGAGGTAAAGGATGTAACGCTCGAAGGGCAGGACGGAACCACCGCGGTAAGTAAAAAAGATCCCGGAACCATCATCAATTCGCTCGGAGCAACCTTCGAAAATATGAGCAAAGAAGACCTGCGTGAACTGAATATCAACTACGGAGTGCGCATTGCGAAACTTGACAAAGGAAAGCTCTGGAGCGCCGGTGTTAAAGAGGGATTTATCATCACCCAGATTGACAATACCGACGTAAAAACCATCGATGATATCACAAAATACCTCGGTGGGAAAAAGGGAGGCATTATGATTCAGGGCATTTATCCCAATGGAATGATGGCCTACTATGCATTTGGTTTATAA